A region of Streptomyces sp. NBC_01750 DNA encodes the following proteins:
- a CDS encoding M56 family metallopeptidase: MIYMVWVPLLVPFLAGPAGRRLVSCLPPRQSAWLLTLTAAGLAVSSTAALALLVVPGATHVHAVAAIGELLTPLSTGSPDAVVAVAMVAAVLLLWCAAVLARRLHRRGAQLRQARRLAAGADGELVVLKDDSPDAYALPGRPGKVVVTSGMLRALSAAEREALFAHERAHLTGRHHRFLTVVELAGLCHPGLRALREPLSYALERSADETAARAVGDRHLAARAVGRAALAARATRSPGAGRPGFALAATTGPVPRRVAALLSSGAPTRGRRRTSHVIAAALLACLVLSAAAALEAADDLHAGIEIAQGESPRD, translated from the coding sequence ATGATCTACATGGTGTGGGTGCCGCTGCTCGTGCCGTTCCTCGCGGGCCCCGCGGGCCGACGACTCGTCTCCTGCCTGCCCCCGCGGCAGTCGGCCTGGCTGCTCACCCTCACCGCGGCGGGTCTTGCCGTGAGCAGTACGGCCGCTCTCGCCCTGCTCGTCGTCCCCGGCGCCACCCACGTGCACGCCGTCGCCGCTATCGGTGAACTTCTCACGCCCCTCTCGACGGGCTCACCCGACGCGGTCGTGGCCGTGGCGATGGTGGCCGCGGTCCTCCTGCTGTGGTGCGCCGCAGTGCTGGCGCGCCGGCTGCACCGGCGCGGCGCCCAACTGCGTCAGGCGAGGCGGCTGGCAGCCGGCGCGGACGGTGAACTGGTCGTACTGAAGGACGACAGCCCGGACGCGTACGCGCTGCCCGGGCGCCCCGGCAAGGTGGTGGTGACCTCCGGCATGCTGCGCGCTCTTTCCGCCGCCGAACGGGAGGCTCTCTTCGCCCACGAGCGCGCCCACCTGACCGGCCGTCACCACCGCTTCCTCACCGTGGTGGAGCTGGCGGGCCTGTGCCATCCCGGGCTGCGCGCCCTGCGTGAGCCCCTCAGCTACGCGCTGGAGCGCAGCGCCGACGAAACCGCGGCCCGGGCCGTCGGCGACCGCCACCTCGCAGCCCGGGCCGTCGGCAGAGCCGCCCTGGCTGCCCGCGCCACCCGGTCACCCGGCGCGGGACGCCCCGGCTTCGCACTGGCTGCCACGACGGGCCCCGTCCCACGCCGCGTGGCCGCCCTGCTGAGCAGCGGTGCGCCGACGCGCGGTCGGCGAAGGACCAGCCACGTCATTGCCGCTGCGCTGCTGGCGTGCCTTGTGCTCTCGGCCGCTGCCGCGCTGGAAGCCGCCGACGACCTGCACGCCGGCATCGAAATCGCCCAGGGCGAAAGCCCCCGGGACTGA
- a CDS encoding BlaI/MecI/CopY family transcriptional regulator: MSDKNTDRRPAGELESGVLAALWAAEGPLTPAQVQSALGTSLARTTVTTILSRLYEKGTVTRIRSGRGYAYTPTADAAGLTARRMHSELAKDDDRSAVLTRFVSQLSDDDEQLLRSLLDGGAA; the protein is encoded by the coding sequence ATGAGTGACAAGAACACGGATCGGCGACCCGCCGGAGAACTGGAATCCGGTGTGCTGGCGGCCCTGTGGGCCGCCGAAGGCCCGCTGACCCCTGCCCAGGTGCAGAGCGCGCTGGGCACGTCACTCGCGCGGACCACCGTCACGACGATCCTTTCCCGCCTCTACGAGAAGGGCACCGTGACCCGTATCCGCTCCGGTCGCGGATACGCCTACACGCCGACCGCGGATGCCGCCGGCCTGACGGCCCGGCGAATGCATTCGGAGCTGGCCAAGGACGACGACCGAAGCGCCGTACTGACGCGCTTTGTCTCCCAGCTCAGCGACGACGACGAACAGCTGCTGCGCTCCCTCCTGGATGGGGGCGCCGCATGA
- a CDS encoding MATE family efflux transporter, which yields MLTTLLRDSRALATLAVPLILTQLAQVALTTTDTVMMGMLGTRELAAGGLAIVIFNQLRTMGVGLVTSVGNQIAAAAARAEQAVATAGKDADDGGAAGEEVRAIVRASLAVATLAGIAGAILMILIGPALTWLGQDSAVVERTRTMLMALAPGLLPCLWFQAIRQFTVGMRRPQALLQITIASIAVNAGLNWVLIHGTWGLPRLGLTGIGIATSTVYLLSFLALYISAKRDSELAPLLTLNVAKADRATVRRLISLGVPIAATYGSEAGFFSITALMAGSFGPAALAAHTAVNQLVYIVFQVAVGLSHAASINVSREFALGRHDDARRIKNTALACAGAVMTVVGIAYLAVPELVLRPFLDSGSDQALTIATQLLMVTALLQFFDCAQNIGVGLLRGLDDTKSGFRITLIGYWAVGLPASWLLAYPLGVDTLGIWLGLLTGLATTAVLLLRRYNQALGSRRSEPVPA from the coding sequence ATGCTGACCACTCTGCTCCGCGACAGCCGCGCGCTGGCCACCCTCGCCGTACCGCTCATCCTCACCCAGCTCGCGCAGGTCGCCCTGACCACCACCGACACCGTGATGATGGGCATGCTCGGCACCCGGGAACTGGCGGCCGGTGGCCTGGCCATCGTCATCTTCAACCAGCTGCGCACCATGGGCGTCGGCCTGGTCACTTCCGTCGGCAACCAGATAGCCGCCGCCGCTGCCCGCGCCGAGCAGGCCGTGGCCACCGCTGGAAAGGACGCAGACGACGGCGGGGCAGCCGGCGAGGAGGTCCGGGCGATCGTCCGCGCGAGCCTGGCGGTGGCCACTCTCGCCGGTATCGCCGGAGCGATCCTCATGATCCTCATCGGCCCCGCCCTGACCTGGCTCGGGCAGGACTCCGCCGTCGTCGAACGCACCCGGACCATGCTGATGGCCCTGGCTCCCGGTCTGCTGCCCTGCCTGTGGTTCCAGGCCATCCGCCAGTTCACGGTCGGCATGCGGCGCCCCCAGGCCCTGCTGCAGATCACCATCGCGTCCATCGCCGTCAACGCGGGCCTGAACTGGGTCCTCATCCACGGCACATGGGGGCTGCCGCGTCTCGGCCTGACCGGTATCGGCATCGCGACCTCCACCGTTTACCTCCTGTCCTTCCTCGCTCTGTACATTTCGGCGAAGAGGGACAGCGAGCTGGCGCCGCTGCTCACTCTGAACGTGGCCAAGGCCGACCGGGCCACCGTCAGGCGGCTCATCAGTCTCGGCGTGCCGATCGCGGCCACATACGGCTCGGAGGCGGGGTTCTTCTCCATCACCGCGCTGATGGCCGGATCCTTCGGGCCCGCCGCGCTGGCCGCGCACACCGCCGTGAACCAGCTCGTCTACATCGTCTTCCAGGTAGCCGTCGGCCTCTCCCACGCCGCATCCATCAATGTCAGCCGCGAATTCGCCCTCGGCCGCCACGACGACGCACGCCGCATCAAGAACACCGCACTCGCCTGCGCCGGCGCCGTCATGACCGTCGTCGGCATCGCCTACCTGGCGGTGCCCGAACTCGTCCTGCGGCCCTTCCTCGACTCCGGCTCCGACCAGGCACTCACCATCGCCACCCAGCTGCTCATGGTCACCGCCCTCCTGCAGTTCTTCGACTGCGCGCAGAACATCGGCGTCGGGCTCCTGCGCGGTCTCGACGACACCAAAAGCGGATTCCGTATCACCCTCATCGGCTACTGGGCCGTGGGGCTCCCGGCGTCGTGGCTCCTCGCCTACCCCCTGGGCGTCGACACTCTCGGCATCTGGCTCGGCCTGCTCACCGGCCTGGCCACCACCGCAGTACTCCTGCTGCGCCGGTACAACCAAGCACTGGGCAGCCGCAGGAGTGAGCCGGTCCCGGCCTGA
- a CDS encoding DedA family protein has product MAVSVLVAVPQAVNLLDAGSLLSAFGALGIAAVLFAETGLLVGFFLPGDSLLFTAGLLCVPDGQGPVHLSLPQVLIAAAVGALLGAQAGYWIGRRGGRTLLARSRSRKLHDGAERAEGLLNRYGYAKAIVLARFVPVVRTVLNPLAGALNVPARLFTLWQVVGGLIWTVGLVLAGYALGSSVAGVDRYLLPIVGLVVMISLLPLAVEALRGRSRRTSEGGSR; this is encoded by the coding sequence ATGGCCGTATCCGTCCTCGTGGCAGTGCCGCAGGCCGTGAACCTCCTCGACGCGGGATCACTGCTGTCCGCGTTCGGCGCTCTCGGTATCGCGGCCGTCCTCTTCGCCGAGACCGGACTGCTGGTCGGCTTCTTCCTGCCGGGGGACTCCCTGCTCTTCACCGCGGGCCTGCTGTGCGTGCCCGATGGGCAGGGCCCGGTGCACCTCTCGCTTCCCCAGGTCCTCATCGCCGCTGCCGTCGGAGCCCTGCTGGGAGCCCAGGCCGGCTACTGGATCGGCCGCCGCGGCGGCAGGACGCTGCTGGCCCGCAGCCGCAGTCGCAAACTCCACGACGGCGCGGAGCGGGCCGAGGGCCTGCTGAACCGCTACGGGTATGCCAAGGCGATCGTGCTGGCCCGCTTCGTTCCTGTGGTGCGCACGGTGCTGAATCCGCTGGCCGGAGCCTTGAACGTGCCCGCCCGTCTGTTCACACTCTGGCAGGTCGTCGGCGGCCTCATCTGGACCGTCGGTCTCGTGCTCGCCGGATACGCGCTGGGTTCCTCGGTCGCCGGCGTCGACCGCTATCTGTTGCCCATCGTGGGCCTGGTCGTGATGATCTCCCTCCTCCCGCTGGCCGTGGAAGCGCTGCGCGGCCGTTCCCGCCGTACATCCGAGGGCGGTTCGCGCTGA
- a CDS encoding cysteine synthase family protein produces MPGALQRPAVVSRVSDLIGYTPLLELAATETGSRLLLKLEMFNPTGTAKIRMARQMVTDAEDRGELRPGGRIIESTSGNTGLGLAVIAAERGYTFTAVVDHHACTDKLRGMKALGTELVYVVDDGTEELATAAREELAEDMARGQDNTIFTEQHNNPSNGVGYFPVAHELNEALDGRIDVLIGAVGTGGALCGTSRELRKLIPDFSTIGVEPKGSIAFGGPAHDYYQSGTGTPEGAEIGALVDFGLIDEGVKVGDVEAFATCRAVARTGLLIGGSGGGVVHEALTRLSSLPPGTTMVALVNDGGEKYMDTVFNDEWMHARDLLDPAAEREIDELLTKLRRNR; encoded by the coding sequence ATGCCCGGAGCACTTCAGCGCCCCGCCGTGGTCTCCCGCGTGTCCGACCTCATCGGCTACACCCCGCTGCTCGAACTGGCCGCCACAGAGACCGGCAGCCGTCTGCTGCTGAAGCTGGAGATGTTCAACCCCACCGGCACCGCGAAGATCCGCATGGCCCGCCAGATGGTCACCGATGCCGAGGACCGGGGCGAGCTGCGGCCCGGCGGCCGCATCATCGAGTCCACTTCGGGCAACACCGGCCTCGGACTCGCCGTCATCGCCGCCGAACGCGGCTACACCTTCACGGCCGTGGTCGACCACCACGCCTGCACCGACAAGCTGCGCGGCATGAAGGCCCTGGGTACCGAACTCGTCTACGTCGTCGACGACGGCACCGAAGAGCTGGCCACCGCTGCCCGCGAAGAGCTGGCCGAGGACATGGCCCGGGGGCAGGACAACACCATCTTCACCGAGCAGCACAACAACCCCAGCAACGGCGTCGGCTACTTCCCCGTCGCCCATGAACTGAACGAGGCCCTCGACGGACGTATCGATGTCCTGATCGGCGCGGTCGGTACCGGCGGGGCCCTGTGCGGCACCAGCCGCGAACTGCGCAAGCTCATACCCGACTTCTCCACCATCGGGGTCGAGCCCAAGGGGTCGATCGCGTTCGGCGGCCCGGCCCACGACTACTACCAGTCCGGCACCGGCACCCCCGAGGGCGCCGAGATCGGCGCGCTGGTCGACTTCGGCCTCATCGACGAGGGTGTCAAGGTCGGCGACGTCGAAGCGTTCGCCACCTGCCGCGCCGTCGCCCGCACCGGACTCCTCATCGGCGGCTCCGGAGGCGGTGTCGTCCACGAGGCTCTGACCCGACTGTCCTCACTTCCCCCTGGCACGACTATGGTCGCGCTCGTGAACGACGGCGGCGAGAAGTACATGGACACCGTCTTCAACGACGAGTGGATGCACGCCCGCGACCTCCTCGATCCCGCAGCGGAACGGGAAATCGACGAGCTCCTCACCAAACTCCGCAGGAACCGATAA
- a CDS encoding ornithine cyclodeaminase family protein — protein MTDTSPAAGAPVSGDDKHLRILSTTDLAGIDISLADVVATVEDAYRTLHAGQSDNPRKLTVKPRDGHSVSYAMLGRDGSRNVVAIKTSYKHGLDKGREEQHYYTSLTLYDDVTGLPVAMMDCSRIGSLRTPAVSALLARECAAPGARSALVIGTGTQGRLALPFLLTTLPELDRLMLFGSHAEGITAVREQLHTYFPERELEIVTDLRAAAADADVIVATAGGHTSAAVEAGWLGPGALSILVGHGLAPSTLHQADRVIATSEAQMNVTGTDMADADGKLPAVDSEFPPVIAGVVAGRHSAEERIFAYNSGLVVTDIALGHRFAQLALAQGLGTEVPLWQ, from the coding sequence ATGACCGACACCTCGCCCGCCGCCGGCGCCCCCGTATCCGGGGATGACAAGCACCTGCGGATCCTTTCGACCACCGACCTGGCCGGGATCGACATATCCCTGGCCGACGTGGTCGCCACCGTGGAGGACGCCTACCGCACCCTCCACGCCGGTCAGTCCGACAACCCCCGGAAGCTGACCGTCAAGCCGCGGGACGGGCACTCGGTCTCGTACGCGATGCTGGGCCGGGACGGCTCCCGCAACGTCGTCGCGATCAAGACCTCCTACAAGCACGGCCTGGACAAGGGCCGCGAGGAACAGCACTACTACACGTCGCTCACCCTCTACGACGATGTCACCGGCCTGCCGGTGGCGATGATGGACTGCTCCCGTATCGGCTCTCTGCGCACCCCGGCCGTGTCCGCGCTGCTGGCCCGCGAATGCGCGGCCCCCGGCGCCCGCAGTGCGCTGGTCATCGGCACCGGGACTCAGGGCCGCCTTGCTCTGCCGTTCCTGCTCACCACGCTCCCGGAACTCGACCGGCTGATGCTGTTCGGCTCCCACGCCGAGGGCATCACAGCGGTCCGCGAGCAGCTGCACACATACTTCCCGGAGCGGGAGTTGGAGATCGTCACCGATCTGCGGGCCGCGGCCGCGGACGCCGACGTCATCGTCGCCACGGCCGGAGGGCACACATCTGCCGCCGTCGAGGCGGGCTGGCTGGGGCCCGGCGCGCTGTCCATCCTGGTCGGCCACGGTCTCGCCCCCTCGACCCTCCACCAGGCCGACCGGGTCATCGCCACGAGCGAGGCGCAGATGAACGTCACCGGTACCGACATGGCCGATGCCGACGGCAAACTCCCGGCAGTCGACAGCGAGTTCCCGCCCGTGATCGCGGGAGTCGTGGCAGGCCGCCACTCGGCCGAGGAGCGGATCTTCGCCTACAACAGCGGCCTGGTCGTCACCGATATCGCCCTCGGTCACCGCTTCGCGCAGCTCGCGCTGGCTCAGGGCCTGGGCACCGAGGTACCGCTGTGGCAGTGA
- a CDS encoding phosphatase PAP2 family protein has product MNETSLTAKHISRTAALGVTVLCATLFAALAMVVTLHQGLPLPLDRSMHVWSVRHRPALAVSLARGITATGTGVFPYACAVAAGLIAGRDTRGRIYAVVGTVGFLALGQAARSGLLHLIGRPRPATADWATHASSFAFPSGHATTSALVAGLLAWAIAGRARPALAHAGCVLLVSWAIAVGLSRVYLGVHWPSDVLGGWLFALAWLGLGAALIPLCRAAARVA; this is encoded by the coding sequence ATGAACGAAACATCTCTGACGGCCAAGCACATCAGCCGCACAGCCGCGCTGGGTGTCACGGTGCTCTGCGCCACGCTCTTCGCGGCGCTGGCCATGGTCGTCACCCTCCACCAGGGTCTGCCGTTGCCCCTGGACCGGAGCATGCACGTCTGGTCCGTACGCCACCGCCCCGCTCTCGCTGTCTCCCTCGCGAGGGGCATCACCGCGACCGGCACCGGTGTCTTCCCGTATGCGTGCGCCGTGGCCGCAGGACTCATAGCGGGACGCGACACACGCGGGCGCATATACGCGGTGGTCGGCACGGTCGGATTCCTCGCCCTGGGCCAGGCCGCCCGCTCCGGCCTCCTCCACCTCATCGGGCGACCACGGCCCGCCACGGCGGACTGGGCCACCCACGCCTCCAGCTTCGCCTTCCCCTCCGGTCATGCCACCACGTCCGCACTCGTGGCAGGACTGCTGGCCTGGGCCATCGCCGGCAGGGCCCGTCCCGCCCTCGCGCACGCCGGCTGTGTGCTCCTGGTGAGCTGGGCCATCGCCGTCGGCCTGAGCCGCGTCTACCTCGGGGTGCACTGGCCCAGCGATGTCCTCGGCGGATGGCTGTTCGCCCTGGCCTGGCTCGGCCTCGGCGCGGCGCTGATCCCGCTCTGTCGTGCCGCGGCCCGGGTCGCCTGA
- a CDS encoding TauD/TfdA family dioxygenase, with translation MSTAAAPVRQLDAHAVGELRQAAEKILAEFGTSATSPQLLERVAQSADEFSDALRHHCRPVDTADGLFVLRGLDVDDEVVGRTPSGWATAGDSGAVYDIALLLLATVMGNPIAWEGQQDGRFVHNIVPSPGHETAQTGASSTVLLSPHTEDAFHPGRAHLLMLGCMRNHDNIATTAASIRRTRLADEDFDILTRPALPILPDDAYAEAQGYADQAPPAVPTLFATEEGVTLRFDPAYTPVEDADETYRAAYRRLEAELARVSVAVSLSPGEVLVVDNDLVVHGRVPFQARYDGTDRWLKRASIRVPGRRSRPLAEADEHGYGQAALEAHVG, from the coding sequence ATGAGCACGGCAGCCGCACCTGTCCGCCAGCTCGACGCCCACGCAGTGGGCGAACTCCGCCAGGCCGCAGAGAAAATACTTGCCGAATTCGGCACATCTGCCACATCTCCCCAGCTCCTTGAGCGGGTTGCGCAGAGCGCCGACGAGTTCAGCGACGCCCTTCGCCACCACTGCCGCCCCGTCGACACCGCCGACGGACTGTTCGTCCTGCGGGGCCTCGATGTCGACGACGAAGTGGTCGGTCGTACGCCCTCGGGCTGGGCCACCGCCGGCGACAGCGGGGCGGTCTACGACATCGCGCTGCTGCTGCTCGCCACCGTGATGGGCAACCCCATCGCCTGGGAGGGCCAGCAGGACGGCCGGTTCGTCCACAACATCGTTCCCTCGCCCGGGCACGAGACCGCACAGACCGGCGCCAGCAGCACGGTGCTCCTCAGCCCCCACACCGAGGACGCCTTCCACCCCGGCCGTGCGCATCTGCTGATGCTCGGCTGCATGCGCAATCACGACAACATCGCCACCACCGCCGCCAGCATCCGCAGGACCCGCCTCGCGGACGAGGACTTCGACATCCTGACGCGGCCCGCGCTGCCGATCCTCCCCGACGACGCCTACGCCGAAGCACAGGGCTACGCCGACCAGGCGCCTCCCGCGGTGCCCACCCTGTTCGCGACCGAGGAGGGCGTGACACTGCGCTTCGACCCGGCTTACACGCCGGTGGAAGACGCCGACGAGACCTACCGGGCTGCCTACCGGCGCCTGGAGGCCGAACTCGCCCGCGTATCGGTCGCGGTCAGCCTCAGTCCGGGCGAGGTTCTCGTTGTCGACAACGACCTCGTGGTCCACGGCCGGGTGCCCTTCCAGGCCCGCTACGACGGAACCGACCGGTGGCTCAAGCGGGCCTCCATCCGTGTCCCCGGGCGGCGCAGCCGCCCTCTGGCCGAAGCCGATGAGCACGGCTACGGCCAGGCCGCCCTAGAAGCGCACGTCGGCTGA
- a CDS encoding Y4yA family PLP-dependent enzyme, producing the protein MSDTGLPTLPALPDTATDAVLASGLVEELSYAFGGPFHFLLPDAFDTNLVAMRAALAEAGADGVVYYAKKANKAAVWIERCAAGGAGVDVASLGELREALGHGVRGENIVVTGPAKGQDLLTLAVQQGALIAVDALDELENLISAALAGRVRPARLLLRCLPPAQPHSRFGMNDAELAIAMDRCVRAGDAVRMEGFSFHLSGYAIQPRADLAGHLVELCLKARVLGLEASRISIGGGLAVSYTDADAWHTFLGEQNSGHYHAGKSFSTGDFYPYHSPAAGAGALRALLAARPEGHGESLAELLREAGVVVLMEPGRALLDRAGATVFRIQGVKDRDGYQLLTVDGTSLSLSEQWFNSEYLPDPYLLSRSPDASTGTYPAAVGAATCLESDMLTWRKIPFPRQPRTGDLLVYPNTAGYQMDSNESPFHDLALPPKVVIDHTERPRPRWRLDRHFG; encoded by the coding sequence GTGAGCGACACCGGTCTGCCCACCCTCCCCGCGCTGCCGGACACCGCCACCGACGCGGTTCTGGCCAGTGGGCTCGTCGAGGAACTCTCGTACGCCTTCGGCGGCCCCTTCCACTTCCTGCTGCCCGACGCCTTCGACACCAATCTGGTAGCGATGCGGGCCGCCTTGGCGGAAGCGGGCGCCGACGGTGTCGTGTACTACGCGAAGAAGGCCAACAAGGCCGCGGTGTGGATCGAACGGTGCGCGGCCGGCGGCGCGGGCGTCGATGTGGCATCCCTCGGTGAGTTGCGTGAGGCCCTGGGACACGGTGTGCGCGGGGAGAACATCGTGGTCACCGGCCCGGCCAAGGGGCAGGACCTGCTGACCCTGGCGGTGCAGCAGGGGGCGCTGATCGCCGTTGACGCGCTCGACGAACTCGAGAACCTCATCTCGGCCGCTCTGGCCGGCAGGGTGCGCCCGGCCCGGCTGCTCCTGCGTTGTCTGCCGCCGGCTCAGCCGCACAGCCGCTTCGGCATGAACGACGCCGAACTGGCCATCGCCATGGACCGCTGCGTGCGTGCGGGCGATGCCGTACGCATGGAGGGGTTCAGCTTCCATCTGTCCGGCTATGCCATCCAGCCGCGCGCCGACCTCGCCGGACACCTGGTCGAACTGTGTCTCAAGGCCCGCGTCCTGGGCCTGGAGGCGAGCCGGATCAGCATCGGCGGGGGCCTGGCGGTCAGCTACACGGACGCCGACGCCTGGCACACCTTCCTCGGCGAACAGAACAGTGGCCACTACCACGCGGGCAAGTCGTTCAGCACCGGCGACTTCTATCCGTATCACTCGCCGGCCGCCGGAGCCGGGGCGCTGCGAGCGCTGCTCGCCGCGCGGCCCGAGGGACACGGCGAGAGCCTCGCCGAGCTGCTGAGGGAAGCCGGTGTCGTCGTGCTGATGGAGCCCGGCCGGGCTCTGCTCGACCGGGCGGGCGCGACCGTGTTCCGGATCCAGGGTGTCAAGGACCGCGACGGCTATCAGCTCCTGACCGTCGACGGCACCAGCCTGAGCCTGTCCGAGCAGTGGTTCAACAGCGAGTACCTGCCCGACCCGTACCTGCTCTCCCGGAGCCCGGACGCGTCAACGGGCACGTACCCCGCCGCTGTCGGAGCCGCGACCTGCCTCGAGTCGGACATGCTCACCTGGCGGAAGATCCCTTTCCCCCGACAGCCGCGCACCGGCGACCTGCTGGTCTACCCCAACACGGCCGGATACCAGATGGACTCCAACGAGTCGCCCTTCCACGACCTGGCCCTTCCGCCGAAGGTCGTCATCGACCACACCGAGCGCCCGCGCCCGCGCTGGCGGCTGGACCGTCACTTCGGCTGA
- a CDS encoding cytochrome P450 family protein yields MTTVDDPAAAAERCTPEFRRNPHPVYANLRDSAPVCPMRPPHGIDTYLITRYKDARAALTDPRLSKDMYGAMDAYRRIFGDSSVALDDHMLNADPPKHTRLRKLVNSEFTPRRVEALRPQIQDIVETLLDGCSTREPVDLLPAFAFPLPITVICELLGVPSDERSQVQGWSTTVAHTGFSKESRQAQQKAEESLHAYFADLLTRKRSRPGDDLLSALIAARDTDGGLTEQELISTAFLLMFAGHKTTAYLIGNAVYHLLSHPAQLRAVKENPELVGQAVEELVRYDGSVESATFRFATEDVEIAGTRIPKGALVQIALSSANRDPQKFDSPDQFDVTRPENAQSAHLGFGHGIHYCLGAPLARLEMQLALTGLFSRFPMVALADPAREAPWMEVPFPAFRGLAELPVVLEPAAL; encoded by the coding sequence GTGACAACAGTGGATGACCCAGCCGCCGCAGCCGAGCGGTGCACCCCCGAGTTCCGGCGGAACCCGCACCCGGTCTATGCCAACCTCAGGGATTCGGCGCCCGTCTGCCCCATGCGGCCGCCGCACGGCATCGACACGTACCTGATCACGCGGTACAAGGACGCGCGGGCCGCCTTGACGGATCCGCGGCTGAGCAAGGACATGTACGGGGCCATGGACGCGTACCGAAGGATCTTCGGTGACTCGTCCGTGGCTCTCGACGACCACATGCTCAATGCCGACCCGCCCAAGCACACCCGGCTGCGCAAGCTGGTCAACTCCGAGTTCACCCCGCGTCGTGTGGAGGCGCTGCGGCCCCAGATCCAGGACATCGTCGAGACACTGCTGGACGGATGCTCGACCCGGGAACCGGTCGACCTGCTGCCCGCGTTCGCGTTCCCGCTGCCGATCACCGTGATCTGCGAGCTGCTCGGCGTGCCGTCGGACGAGCGGTCCCAGGTGCAGGGCTGGTCCACCACGGTGGCGCACACCGGGTTCAGCAAGGAATCCAGGCAGGCCCAGCAGAAGGCGGAGGAGAGCCTGCACGCGTACTTCGCGGATCTCCTCACGCGTAAGCGCAGCCGTCCGGGTGACGACCTGCTCAGCGCCCTCATCGCAGCCCGGGACACGGACGGCGGCCTCACCGAGCAGGAGCTGATCTCGACAGCGTTTCTGCTGATGTTCGCCGGTCACAAGACGACCGCGTACCTCATCGGCAACGCCGTCTACCATCTCCTCTCCCATCCCGCTCAGCTCCGCGCCGTGAAGGAGAACCCGGAGCTGGTGGGCCAGGCGGTGGAGGAGCTGGTGCGCTACGACGGCTCGGTGGAGAGCGCGACGTTCCGTTTCGCGACCGAGGATGTGGAGATCGCCGGGACGCGGATTCCGAAGGGCGCCCTGGTTCAGATCGCGCTCAGTTCGGCCAACCGCGACCCGCAGAAGTTCGACTCCCCGGACCAGTTCGATGTGACGCGCCCGGAGAACGCGCAAAGCGCCCACCTGGGGTTCGGGCACGGCATTCACTACTGTCTGGGAGCGCCTCTGGCCAGACTGGAGATGCAACTCGCTCTCACCGGTCTGTTCAGCCGCTTCCCAATGGTGGCTCTGGCCGACCCCGCGCGTGAGGCGCCGTGGATGGAGGTTCCGTTCCCGGCCTTCCGCGGCCTCGCTGAGCTGCCCGTCGTGCTGGAGCCTGCTGCGCTGTAA
- a CDS encoding phosphatase PAP2 family protein, giving the protein MDGGSLDGGAYMSITDVARNAPAWLDSVLSAWSTYGLALFAVLMLVAWWRARPGASPQTAMALAAPLVVVAAFTADTVIKSLVREQRPCRTLHTVTLESCPALGDWSFPSNHAAIAAAAAVAIWLTHRRLGAIAIPAALLMAFSRVWVGAHYPHDVILGLIVGAAVAGPLALAARRTGPLVDRLRDTPLRPLVAPR; this is encoded by the coding sequence ATGGACGGAGGCTCCCTCGACGGCGGCGCGTACATGTCCATCACCGACGTCGCCAGGAACGCGCCTGCCTGGCTGGACTCCGTGCTCTCCGCCTGGTCCACCTACGGCCTCGCGCTGTTCGCCGTGCTCATGCTGGTGGCCTGGTGGCGCGCACGGCCCGGTGCCTCGCCGCAGACCGCCATGGCGCTGGCCGCCCCCCTCGTCGTGGTCGCAGCCTTCACCGCCGACACCGTGATCAAGTCGCTGGTGCGTGAGCAGCGGCCCTGCCGGACACTGCACACCGTCACACTGGAGTCGTGTCCTGCCCTGGGTGACTGGTCCTTCCCCAGCAATCACGCCGCCATCGCCGCCGCGGCAGCCGTGGCCATCTGGCTCACCCACCGCCGCCTCGGAGCCATCGCCATTCCCGCGGCGCTGCTGATGGCGTTCTCCCGTGTGTGGGTGGGAGCCCACTATCCCCACGACGTCATCCTCGGCCTGATCGTCGGAGCCGCTGTCGCCGGGCCCCTGGCACTGGCGGCACGCCGCACCGGCCCACTCGTCGACCGCCTCCGCGACACCCCACTGCGCCCGCTGGTGGCACCGCGATGA